The following proteins are co-located in the Microplitis demolitor isolate Queensland-Clemson2020A chromosome 5, iyMicDemo2.1a, whole genome shotgun sequence genome:
- the LOC103578904 gene encoding protein FAM114A2 codes for MATSDSDDFESADEEIEFRDALPKKSSPRWAPNSTIGSDSDDDVCATSVKQNSWSSKINNKKYDDSTAASDTSTIYNFTSNNLAQESKQQTDSDKLQSKSLTEDKQPVCKPEMNTQQKESISIDKKSFTKNVETKKVIEELNETVTNKCDNNTNLLLEKKKKIALAQVETLDDSNKREGVQTQQKSKGSSKVSSSGVKKLGSKIVLPKIKQTIEEIKSFEVKNKTCEGEKKVYLNKECLELDDDGAIEILERESYWHKSIGKSSSIDEFDKDQIPEELKSNKKFKEVFGTGDWEDLSNQNKIITEFDTDNSQAVANKLATSKEKINLSDVGWGSWSSWGVTSLLNTASVGVSNLTSQVSYGLSVLEDSISTPTSDLEQKKTFDEKSIENTEESMQLMSFGLSDLISGVSSITKLVENTGTKVINGGLCTLETIGKKTMEVLQEGDPGLKKKRAFFMNEKDKPILSHMLREAKEKAEAEQKTYQEKEQARKVHFETLFDDFQGLVHLEALEMLSKQSNMKIQQRLVTLNTDEAKSIQETLDEVKELCDLGDENDDDGSSNDHLKERLKSLCADLGVIISFDKLYQLWEEKKTYITNISQSESSVSDREVFENAISSLAQFTAYCVERFHKTAELILINDRRSTVNEADALVQLTKILSLQIGVIANLFCKCLNERMQGSDKSNDSVDITTIFLEATNASSYVQEAFQLLIPILQVGAI; via the exons atggCAACCTCGGACAGTGATGACTTTGAAAGCGCAGATGAAGAAATAGAATTTCGTGATGCATTGCCTAAAAAATCATCACCACGTTGGGCACCTAATTCAACTATTGGTTCTGACTCTGATGATGATGTTTGTGCCACATCAGTTAAACAAAACTCATGGAGTtctaaaataaacaataaaaaatatgacgaTTCAACAGCTGCTAGTGACACGTCAAccatttacaattttacatCCAATAATCTTGCTCAAGAATCAAAACAACAAACTGATTCAGATAAATTGCAATCAAAGTCTTTGACAGAAGACAAGCAGCCGGTGTGCAAACCAGAAATGAATACACAACAAAAAGAATCAATTtcgattgataaaaaaagttttactaAAAATGTTGAAACTAAAAAAGTAATCGAAGAATTAAATGAGACTGTCACAAATAAAtgtgataataatacaaatttattattagaaaaaaaaaaaaaaatagctttaGCCCAAGTTGAGACACTAgatgattcaaataaaagaGAAGGAGTACAGACACAACAAAAATCAAAGGGATCATCAAAAGTTTCAAGTTCTGgtgttaaaaaattgggaTCTAAAATAGTATTacctaaaattaaacaaacaattgaagaaataaaatcgtttgaagtaaaaaataaaacttgtgaaggagaaaaaaaagtttatttgaataaagaaTGTTTGGAATTAGATGATGATGGAGCAATTGAAATATTAGAACGTGAAAGTTATTGGCATAAATCAATTGGTAAATCTTCATCTATTGATGAATTTGACAAAGATCAAATACCAGAGGAATTAAagtctaataaaaaatttaaagaagtaTTTGGCACTGGTGATTGGGAAGATTTaagtaatcaaaataaaattataactgaaTTTGATACTGATAATTCACAGGCAGTTGCAAACAAGCTAGCAACAagtaaagagaaaataaatttaagtgatgtaGGTTGGGGAAGTTGGAGTAGTTGGGGTGTTActtctttattaaatacagCTAGTGTAGGAGTTTCAAATTTGACTAGTCAAGTATCATATGGATTATCGGTTCTTGAAGACAGTATTAGTACTCCCACTTCAGACcttgagcaaaaaaaaacatttgatgaaaaatctattg aaaatacAGAAGAGTCAATGCAACTGATGTCATTCGGATTAAGTGATTTAATATCAGGGGTTTCttcaataacaaaattagTTGAAAATACAGGAACTAAGGTAATTAATGGTGGTCTTTGTACTTTAGAAACAATTGGGAAAAAAACAATGGAAGTACTTCAGGAAGGTGATcctggtttaaaaaaaaaaagagcattttttatgaatgaaaaGGATAAACCTATTTTATCTCACATGTTGAGGGAAGCTAAAGAAAAAGCTGAAGCTGAACAAAAAACATATCAAGAGAAAGAACAAGCTCGAAAAGTTCATTTTGAAACtttatttgatgattttcAAGGTCTCGTTCATCTTGAAGCACTGGAGATGTTATCTAAACAGAgtaatatgaaaattcaacAACGATTGGTAACTCTAAATACAGATGAGGCTAAATCTATTCAAGAAACTTTGGATGAAGTCAAAGAACTTTGTGATCTTGGAGATGAAAATGACGATGACGGAAGTAGTAATGATCACTTGAAAGAAAGATTGAAATCCCTTTGTGCAGATCTtggtgttattatttcatttgatAAATTGTATCAg ctttgggaagaaaaaaaaacatatattacCAACATATCACAGTCCGAATCATCAGTGTCTGATCGAGAAGTTTTTGAAAATGCAATTTCATCGTTGGCACAATTTACAGCATATTGCGTCGAAAGGTTTCATAAAACTGCTGAACTTATTCTTATCAACGATCGTCGAAGTACAGTCAATGAAGCAGATGCACTTGTacaattaactaaaattttatcacttcAAATTGGAGTAATTGCAAATTTATTCTGCAAATGTCTTAATGAACGTATGCAAGGCTCCGATAAATCAAATGATTCTGTAGACATAACGACAATATTTCTAGAG gcGACAAATGCAAGCTCATATGTTCAAGAAGCatttcaacttttaattcCCATTCTTCAAGTCGGCgcaatttga